In Acidimicrobiia bacterium, a single window of DNA contains:
- a CDS encoding Dam family site-specific DNA-(adenine-N6)-methyltransferase gives MKASLVVPAGGLRPFYMWAGGKTRLLKHYGQVWPDMSQPHHYVEPFFGGGAVFGALKTQQPKLAATIGDINTELTGVLQAVKTAPEQFLNQVMSLGRELLNIPDKPGRKDWYYQLRQTYWSDPTPATLYVLMRTGFNGIWQTCKASQGLFGTPAGLLNQQNIEQIVDVQLISDWSAALQNTVIHDGSYETVPLPDSPALIFLDPPYRHSFTNYSTGFNDDHQERLTDWFVEQTLAGHKVLLANRHQPGDPFFEKRLGHVADIHLFEVTYTAGRRKRVGNSFEAKPAVELLAISKPL, from the coding sequence ATGAAAGCGTCCTTAGTGGTCCCTGCGGGGGGGCTTCGACCGTTTTACATGTGGGCCGGTGGCAAAACCAGGCTTTTGAAACATTATGGTCAGGTCTGGCCCGACATGTCACAACCACATCATTATGTAGAACCGTTTTTTGGTGGGGGTGCTGTTTTCGGGGCGTTAAAAACACAACAACCCAAGCTGGCGGCCACTATTGGTGACATTAACACTGAACTCACTGGGGTGTTACAAGCAGTTAAAACCGCACCAGAACAGTTCCTAAACCAGGTTATGTCCCTTGGGAGGGAACTTCTAAACATACCTGACAAACCGGGACGTAAAGACTGGTATTACCAGCTTCGCCAAACCTACTGGTCCGACCCGACCCCAGCTACCTTGTATGTGTTGATGCGCACCGGTTTTAACGGTATCTGGCAAACCTGTAAAGCTTCCCAAGGGCTTTTCGGAACCCCAGCAGGGCTGTTAAACCAGCAAAACATTGAACAGATCGTAGATGTGCAGCTGATTTCGGATTGGTCGGCAGCGTTACAAAACACGGTGATACATGACGGTAGTTACGAAACAGTTCCCCTACCCGACTCCCCGGCACTAATTTTTTTAGACCCACCGTATAGGCATAGTTTCACCAACTATTCAACCGGGTTTAACGATGATCATCAGGAACGTCTCACCGACTGGTTCGTTGAACAAACCCTCGCTGGTCACAAAGTGTTGTTAGCAAACAGGCATCAACCTGGCGACCCGTTTTTTGAAAAACGGTTAGGGCATGTGGCCGACATCCACCTTTTTGAGGTGACTTACACCGCGGGGCGACGTAAACGTGTTGGGAACAGTTTCGAAGCAAAACCAGCGGTAGAACTTTTAGCAATCTCAAAACCGTTATGA
- a CDS encoding DUF4214 domain-containing protein, with amino-acid sequence MSLWLVPLLLLPLFWVGATPAWSEPGPTPTEALERTWVKTGSDSVVLASVDDLVVPQGLDAFGVWGNFRAANPDLGFIAGYDVEKLRGSYTIYLISNAAVGVYEPMVRNAATQLGNIMGIPVTVSSSRPPVAVETPGSVNVLVTTDGSPCGDWDGALMGCGGRYTSRVGTGPRTLDVGYVWLPPPSLLPTSFRLETVAHELGHAFGLEHYNERYENEYQVMRFVTGAGTGTYRAGDRNGFRFLAGKQTTPPPTNIPPVTPAPSNVDVAVLKTAHQDLLGTPISPAVQQELLDVIKTPGKTRKDAVIALTHHQVWLNHMINTIYDEALGRDADPSGANYWAGLLRQGVSSPNIAANIWGSAERVKAAGSAEVWVTQMYQNLLQRQPDSAGLTYWTQQTSNVGFPTVAYAFYQSQEKRVARVNELYRILLGRDADRTGANYWAERIRIENDLALVTHLIMSPEYTQKALNLYP; translated from the coding sequence ATGTCACTGTGGCTAGTGCCGTTGTTGTTGTTACCGTTATTTTGGGTTGGGGCCACCCCGGCGTGGTCTGAACCTGGCCCCACACCTACCGAGGCGTTGGAACGAACGTGGGTTAAAACCGGTTCGGATAGTGTGGTTTTAGCTTCTGTTGACGATCTTGTCGTTCCACAAGGTTTGGACGCGTTTGGTGTTTGGGGCAACTTTAGGGCTGCTAACCCAGATTTGGGTTTCATAGCTGGTTACGACGTTGAAAAACTTCGTGGCTCCTACACGATCTATCTGATCAGTAACGCTGCGGTGGGGGTGTATGAGCCTATGGTCCGAAACGCGGCTACCCAACTTGGGAACATTATGGGCATACCAGTTACAGTGTCATCTTCTAGACCTCCTGTAGCAGTTGAAACACCAGGTTCTGTAAATGTGCTGGTCACCACCGATGGTTCTCCTTGTGGTGATTGGGATGGTGCGTTGATGGGGTGTGGTGGGCGTTACACCAGTCGGGTAGGTACCGGGCCACGAACATTAGATGTGGGTTATGTGTGGCTACCTCCACCTTCCCTGCTGCCTACTAGTTTTCGTTTAGAGACCGTGGCGCACGAGTTGGGTCACGCTTTTGGGTTAGAGCATTACAACGAACGTTACGAAAACGAATACCAAGTTATGAGGTTCGTGACAGGGGCAGGTACCGGAACATATCGCGCTGGGGACCGTAACGGGTTCCGTTTCCTAGCTGGGAAACAAACCACTCCCCCACCCACAAACATCCCGCCGGTAACCCCAGCACCTTCCAACGTCGATGTTGCTGTGCTAAAAACAGCACACCAAGACCTTCTAGGCACCCCGATCAGTCCAGCGGTGCAACAAGAGTTGTTGGACGTTATAAAAACACCAGGTAAAACCAGAAAAGACGCTGTGATAGCTTTAACCCATCACCAAGTGTGGTTAAACCACATGATCAACACCATTTATGATGAGGCTCTAGGGCGGGACGCTGACCCTAGTGGTGCTAACTATTGGGCGGGGTTGTTACGACAAGGTGTCTCCTCACCTAACATCGCAGCCAACATTTGGGGCTCAGCAGAGCGGGTTAAGGCGGCCGGGTCAGCTGAGGTTTGGGTGACTCAAATGTACCAAAACCTTTTACAACGCCAACCAGATAGCGCCGGGCTCACCTATTGGACACAACAAACATCGAATGTTGGGTTCCCTACAGTGGCCTACGCGTTCTATCAGTCTCAAGAAAAAAGGGTCGCGCGAGTCAATGAACTCTACCGAATCCTGTTAGGGCGTGACGCTGACCGTACCGGCGCTAACTATTGGGCGGAACGGATCCGTATCGAAAACGATTTAGCGCTTGTAACCCACCTCATAATGTCACCTGAATACACCCAAAAAGCGTTGAACCTTTACCCATAA
- a CDS encoding NUDIX domain-containing protein — MATSYPGSTTTKYKIRTQDVVSDLWFPPTTKPVSRWTTLLTNEHPALHQSAAAHVLAFRDNQVVLTLHKKRGWTIPGGHINHGETGLEAVKREAFEEAGLHFETVELVAVERIVTLPGQKHSSRYSNPSYQLFYFGIVESFLGTQENGMCSNAQFFTYDEAVAKSAWVRRHRKLFDTVFHTHTTT, encoded by the coding sequence ATGGCCACTTCGTATCCAGGTAGCACTACTACTAAATACAAGATCCGTACACAAGACGTGGTATCTGACCTGTGGTTCCCACCTACCACAAAACCGGTTTCTAGATGGACCACATTGTTAACTAACGAACACCCAGCGTTACACCAAAGCGCCGCCGCCCATGTTTTAGCGTTTCGTGATAACCAGGTTGTGTTAACTTTACACAAGAAACGTGGTTGGACTATCCCTGGGGGGCATATCAACCATGGAGAGACCGGGTTGGAAGCTGTGAAACGAGAAGCGTTCGAAGAAGCAGGGCTTCATTTTGAAACTGTGGAACTAGTAGCGGTGGAACGTATCGTGACTTTACCCGGCCAAAAACACAGTTCTCGTTATTCGAACCCGTCGTACCAACTGTTTTATTTTGGGATTGTAGAATCATTCCTAGGTACCCAAGAAAACGGGATGTGTAGCAACGCCCAGTTTTTCACCTATGACGAAGCAGTAGCTAAAAGCGCTTGGGTACGGCGACACCGCAAACTTTTCGACACGGTGTTCCACACCCACACAACCACCTAG
- a CDS encoding metallophosphoesterase, whose translation MKVMFVGDIHGNTLWWEKTVAKTVVEHQVDLVIQLGDFGWWEKRYPNKLSPFLTAVENTAVPVWFLDGNHENHPKLNRAVNRARRQHNITDLRAKVPLTDNVSFLPRGARFSIGETTFLAVGGAASIDRAYRTPGKDWFPEETLNDVEIQLAASSGPVDVVLAHDTIAGYVIPGLAPRSQLPRAWLNELETCEAHRQKLLEAVTPTTPKFLLHGHYHSFYQKPVDTSWGELQIIGVSTDGTRGSLLVADLNASSFDPQVVI comes from the coding sequence ATGAAAGTTATGTTTGTTGGTGATATACATGGTAATACGCTGTGGTGGGAAAAAACTGTTGCTAAAACGGTTGTGGAACACCAAGTAGATTTAGTGATCCAGCTCGGCGATTTTGGTTGGTGGGAAAAACGGTATCCCAACAAGTTGTCACCGTTTTTGACAGCTGTTGAGAACACTGCTGTACCGGTGTGGTTTTTGGACGGTAACCACGAAAACCATCCGAAACTAAACCGGGCTGTTAACCGGGCCCGCCGGCAACACAACATCACAGATCTGCGGGCAAAAGTACCTTTAACAGACAACGTATCGTTTTTGCCGAGAGGTGCCCGGTTTTCTATCGGGGAAACCACGTTTTTAGCGGTCGGTGGCGCGGCGTCAATCGACCGTGCTTATCGTACCCCTGGGAAAGACTGGTTCCCTGAAGAAACATTAAACGACGTGGAGATACAACTAGCAGCAAGTTCCGGTCCGGTAGATGTGGTGTTAGCTCACGACACTATCGCAGGTTATGTTATCCCTGGTTTAGCACCCCGTTCCCAGTTGCCTAGAGCGTGGCTAAACGAACTAGAAACTTGTGAAGCTCACCGCCAAAAACTCTTAGAAGCTGTTACACCAACGACACCAAAGTTTTTGTTGCACGGGCACTATCATTCGTTCTACCAAAAACCGGTTGACACCAGCTGGGGGGAGCTACAAATCATTGGTGTATCTACCGACGGTACCCGAGGGTCGCTTCTAGTAGCCGATCTTAACGCTTCAAGTTTCGACCCTCAAGTAGTGATCTGA
- a CDS encoding ATP-binding protein, producing MATVTVPPEFFRGELKVYSDWQAALARELFQNSVDAGATQIDVSFVQQSDSETTLVFQDNGTGMDRDTLEHVFFALGRTTKAGLDTVGGFGRARIITCFAQRSYRIYTSDVKVSGEGGSYTIDEASPVPGCRFEIDLIENEGTNVYHGLRRFLALSSIPATVSVDGVVVTEPVVLGRAKRVLRDTSNKPWAKIYTETGGGCVVRVNGLFMYRNWLSYDQRVVVELDPSQSRTVLNAARGGLVEPYDSQLSHFLQQLVVNQREAFKPDVKPVAVLIPGNGFINQTYQNITPGVLVAASPPQGFIDEPVTAADTLTQNMSSPTQTQDHRVLGWTVLPETPMSSGFGFDVFMLAENPTSSTKRQLRSWNPTNWDSSRGQRRRKLLLTWKTAVEIAFETLADLHGKHLPVSWAPGWVFDENVAALHCSVEQGSLLLLNPINQNGRIRYNLSLPEARQELLVLAAHEACHTIVAEHNERFANLLTQLVGALDMRAADRRLRSIT from the coding sequence ATGGCTACAGTCACAGTACCACCCGAGTTTTTTCGGGGGGAACTTAAAGTGTATTCTGATTGGCAAGCAGCTTTAGCTAGGGAACTGTTCCAAAACTCTGTCGATGCGGGCGCAACCCAGATAGATGTGAGTTTTGTTCAACAGTCGGACTCTGAAACAACTTTAGTGTTTCAAGACAACGGGACCGGTATGGACCGTGACACGTTAGAGCACGTGTTTTTTGCGTTAGGTCGTACCACCAAAGCCGGGTTGGACACGGTGGGCGGGTTTGGTCGGGCCCGGATCATTACTTGTTTCGCGCAACGATCGTATCGTATCTACACCAGTGACGTTAAAGTTTCCGGTGAAGGTGGTAGCTACACTATTGATGAGGCGTCACCTGTTCCGGGTTGCCGGTTCGAGATCGACCTGATCGAAAACGAAGGTACCAACGTGTATCACGGGTTGCGACGGTTTTTGGCGTTGTCGTCCATACCAGCAACAGTTAGCGTGGATGGTGTGGTGGTAACAGAACCGGTTGTGTTAGGGCGTGCTAAACGTGTGCTTCGTGACACGTCAAACAAACCATGGGCAAAGATATACACCGAAACGGGTGGCGGGTGTGTTGTTAGGGTTAACGGTTTGTTCATGTATCGGAACTGGTTGTCCTATGACCAAAGGGTTGTTGTTGAACTAGACCCGAGCCAGTCAAGAACAGTGTTGAACGCTGCCCGTGGTGGGCTTGTCGAACCTTACGATTCGCAACTGTCCCACTTTTTACAACAGCTGGTCGTAAACCAAAGAGAAGCGTTTAAACCTGACGTGAAACCGGTAGCGGTGCTCATCCCAGGAAACGGGTTCATCAACCAAACCTACCAAAACATCACACCTGGGGTGTTGGTAGCGGCATCCCCGCCGCAGGGTTTCATAGACGAACCTGTAACAGCCGCTGATACTTTAACCCAAAACATGTCGTCCCCTACCCAAACACAAGACCATCGAGTGTTGGGGTGGACAGTCCTCCCAGAAACACCAATGTCGTCCGGGTTTGGTTTCGATGTGTTTATGTTAGCTGAAAACCCGACCAGTTCCACGAAACGTCAGCTTCGTAGCTGGAACCCAACAAACTGGGATTCTAGTCGTGGGCAACGACGTCGAAAGTTGTTACTGACCTGGAAAACAGCGGTTGAAATAGCTTTCGAAACTCTAGCCGATCTACACGGCAAACATTTGCCGGTGTCTTGGGCTCCAGGATGGGTGTTCGACGAAAACGTGGCGGCGTTGCATTGTTCTGTTGAACAAGGATCGTTACTACTGTTAAACCCGATCAACCAAAACGGGCGGATCCGTTACAACCTGTCACTACCAGAAGCCCGTCAAGAGCTACTTGTGTTAGCAGCCCATGAGGCTTGCCACACGATAGTAGCAGAACACAACGAACGTTTCGCTAACTTGTTAACCCAACTCGTTGGGGCGCTTGATATGCGTGCTGCTGACCGGCGGTTACGTTCAATAACTTAA
- a CDS encoding helix-turn-helix transcriptional regulator, with amino-acid sequence MNQPREAYIVGFQHQIQDLVARYGQQNVADAAGVSPRTVTDWLNGRYIGRIPNLIRLTQNLGWDPNPLLSSAGKPKNRKVRFYTGDTPDKSLTMMLEEHRQEYGSINEAATRLGINPETFSRYINGRRLPHSPRGIGMLAHKLNLNIDEALRVCGYTRQDRIYKNTIAVWSGYKGILRESIEQAGYDSWNVAEQRQAASKARVSPNRFPKLLAGTIQPTMVETQKFYWTFGTDLVAGLRECGAEPKLAVKLASELSVRKGERHTTNRDVNVGELLRSYRVVAGLTQKQVGETVGLAPNSVANIENGSRLGPGVQLAKLAETVGAPIHRVLVAANQVA; translated from the coding sequence ATGAACCAACCACGCGAAGCCTACATTGTAGGGTTCCAACACCAAATCCAAGATTTAGTTGCTCGCTACGGGCAACAAAACGTTGCGGACGCCGCAGGGGTGTCACCCCGAACCGTGACCGACTGGTTAAACGGACGATACATTGGCCGTATCCCAAATTTGATACGGTTAACCCAAAACTTGGGCTGGGACCCAAACCCGTTACTTTCTTCAGCAGGGAAACCTAAAAACCGTAAAGTACGGTTCTACACAGGCGACACCCCTGATAAATCATTAACCATGATGTTAGAAGAACACCGCCAAGAATACGGGTCGATAAACGAAGCCGCTACCCGACTTGGTATCAACCCTGAAACGTTTTCTCGTTACATCAACGGGCGGCGTTTACCGCACAGCCCACGCGGGATTGGTATGTTGGCACACAAACTCAACCTGAACATTGATGAAGCGTTACGGGTGTGTGGCTACACCAGACAAGACCGGATATACAAAAACACGATAGCTGTTTGGTCAGGGTATAAAGGGATCCTACGTGAAAGCATAGAACAAGCCGGATATGACAGCTGGAACGTAGCTGAACAACGCCAAGCTGCTAGCAAAGCCCGCGTAAGTCCTAACAGGTTCCCAAAACTTTTAGCAGGTACCATCCAACCAACTATGGTCGAAACCCAAAAGTTTTATTGGACTTTCGGAACTGACCTTGTAGCAGGGCTACGCGAATGTGGCGCAGAACCAAAACTTGCTGTGAAACTCGCTTCGGAACTTAGCGTACGAAAAGGAGAACGTCACACCACTAACCGTGACGTAAATGTTGGAGAGCTGCTCCGCTCCTACCGTGTCGTAGCAGGATTAACCCAAAAACAAGTCGGTGAAACTGTAGGGTTAGCGCCCAACAGTGTTGCTAACATTGAAAACGGGTCCCGCCTCGGCCCAGGTGTCCAACTAGCGAAACTAGCTGAAACGGTTGGTGCCCCGATACATAGAGTACTGGTGGCAGCCAACCAAGTAGCCTAA
- a CDS encoding RNA ligase translates to MLSALDTISVMATYLHSLFSLDQLEKAVRDGLVTRRYHNSTELELYTYTSKTQYQFLWDEVTTQTRGLIVDRDGLVIARPFPKFFEAGSTPKATVHPPDEPFELFDKIDGSLGILYKTPNHSGIATKGSFHSPQAEWATLWWNHHYPHFEVPDGVTLLFEIVTPWNRVIVDYGDFEGLVLLAAINNATGKDVPLPKNWDGPVVKRYGTFTAQTNPLDVLITQPWNNREGYVVRYKNSGVRVKYKYREYVDIHSYVTQTNTLTIWKHLADQQPLDLLLDYLPDETYEWVKHVVAEIEHHFNMIIAETEHNYQQLPTDTTDRKTLASHVKQTRYPHLLFAKIDNKPVEPLVWALVKPAYSTPDEPEPISFPNLR, encoded by the coding sequence ATGTTGTCTGCTTTGGACACGATCAGTGTTATGGCCACATATCTGCACAGCTTGTTTTCTTTAGACCAGCTTGAAAAAGCTGTTCGTGACGGGCTTGTAACACGACGGTACCACAACAGCACCGAACTTGAACTTTACACCTACACCTCTAAAACCCAATACCAGTTTTTGTGGGATGAGGTAACCACCCAAACACGGGGTTTAATTGTTGACCGTGACGGGCTTGTCATCGCACGACCATTCCCAAAGTTTTTTGAGGCTGGTAGCACCCCAAAAGCCACTGTCCACCCACCAGATGAACCGTTTGAACTGTTCGACAAAATCGACGGGTCTTTAGGTATTCTATATAAAACACCCAACCATTCTGGTATAGCAACTAAAGGCTCGTTCCATTCCCCACAAGCCGAGTGGGCTACCCTATGGTGGAACCACCACTACCCACATTTCGAAGTGCCTGATGGGGTGACTTTACTGTTCGAAATAGTTACCCCTTGGAACCGGGTCATCGTTGATTATGGTGACTTTGAAGGGCTGGTGCTGCTCGCTGCTATCAACAACGCTACCGGTAAAGATGTTCCGCTACCTAAAAACTGGGACGGGCCTGTGGTGAAACGTTACGGTACTTTCACCGCGCAAACCAACCCTCTTGACGTTCTGATCACACAGCCGTGGAACAACCGTGAAGGTTATGTGGTTCGCTACAAAAACTCGGGTGTGCGAGTCAAATACAAATATCGTGAATATGTTGATATTCACAGCTATGTCACACAAACCAACACTTTAACTATTTGGAAACATTTAGCTGACCAACAACCACTCGATTTGTTGTTGGATTATCTACCAGATGAAACCTATGAGTGGGTTAAACATGTTGTTGCCGAAATTGAACACCATTTCAACATGATCATTGCCGAAACTGAACACAACTACCAACAACTCCCGACCGACACAACGGATCGTAAAACGTTAGCGTCCCATGTTAAACAAACACGCTACCCACATTTACTGTTCGCTAAAATAGATAACAAACCTGTAGAACCGCTGGTTTGGGCGCTTGTGAAACCAGCCTATAGCACTCCTGATGAACCGGAACCGATCAGTTTCCCAAACCTACGTTAA
- the trxA gene encoding thioredoxin, which translates to MDSNIINFDRSGDNLTDFLQSFNTHLTDFLQSFNTPVLVDFWAEWCGPCKVMLPVLEEVAAETQGKLTVVKLNVDSFPTIAANYGVMSIPTMLLFVDADPVASIVGAVSKDMLLQQFRSYIR; encoded by the coding sequence ATGGACAGCAACATTATAAATTTTGACCGAAGTGGCGATAACCTCACCGATTTTTTACAATCGTTTAACACACACCTCACCGATTTTTTACAATCGTTTAACACACCAGTACTAGTCGATTTTTGGGCGGAATGGTGTGGCCCTTGTAAAGTTATGTTGCCAGTGTTAGAAGAAGTAGCCGCTGAAACGCAAGGCAAACTTACCGTTGTGAAACTAAACGTGGACAGTTTCCCAACAATAGCAGCCAACTATGGGGTGATGAGTATCCCAACCATGCTTCTCTTTGTTGATGCCGATCCGGTAGCAAGTATTGTGGGGGCGGTGTCAAAAGACATGTTGTTACAACAGTTTCGTTCCTACATACGATAA